One Anser cygnoides isolate HZ-2024a breed goose chromosome 6, Taihu_goose_T2T_genome, whole genome shotgun sequence genomic region harbors:
- the GALNT3 gene encoding polypeptide N-acetylgalactosaminyltransferase 3 isoform X3, giving the protein MALKKMPKLFKKLFFHWKLWKFSIIVFFFLVFLFLLQREVGIQDFKDEGGIEPIVRKKSHVLGLVLNAMNNINGAKPKMQIKAPVRQTKVPGEKHCLPGHYTAMELKPFLDRPLQDPNAPGASGKAFKTINLNSEEQKEKDRGEEKHCFNAFASDRISLHRDLGPDTRPPECIEQKFKRCPPLPTTSVIIVFHNEAWSTLLRTVHSVMYTSPAILLKEIILVDDASVDEYLHDKLDEYVKQFQIVKVVRQKERKGLITARLLGASVATGETLTFLDAHCECFYGWLEPLLARIAENSVAVVSPDIASIDLNTFEFSKPSPYGHNHNRGNFDWSLSFGWESLPKHENKRRKDETYPIRTPTFAGGLFSISKDYFEHIGSYDEEMEIWGGENIEMSFRVWQCGGQLEIMPCSVVGHVFRSKSPHTFPKGTQVITRNQVRLAEVWMDEYKEIFYRRNTEAAKIVKQKTFGDVSKRLVLRQRLQCKNFTWYLNNVYPEAYVPDLNPLFSGYLKNIGNHMCLDVGENNHGGKPLIMYSCHGLGGNQGSHCQGRC; this is encoded by the exons atggctttgaaaaaaatgcctaaactattcaagaaattattttttcactggaAACTTTGGAAATTTAGCattattgtgtttttctttctggtatttttatttttattacaaagaGAAGTGGGCATTCAAGATTTTAAAGATGAAGGAGGGATTGAGCCAAttgtcagaaagaaaagtcaTGTATTAGGTCTTGTGCTAAATGCTATGAACAATATCAATGGTGCAAAGCCAAAAATGCAGATAAAAGCACCTGTTCGGCAAACTAAAGTTCCTGGAGAGAAACACTGTTTGCCAGGACACTATACTGCAATGGAACTAAAACCCTTTCTAGATCGACCTCTTCAAGATCCTAATGCTCCTGGAGCTTCTGGTAAAGCATTCAAAACCATCAACTTAAattcagaagagcagaaagaaaaagaccgtggagaagaaaaacactgttttaatgCATTTGCGAGCGATAGGATTTCGTTACACAGAGATCTTGGACCAGACACTCGACCTCCTGA ATGTATTGAACAAAAGTTTAAGCGTTGCCCACCATTGCCAACCACAAGTGTTATAATAGTTTTTCATAATGAAGCGTGGTCCACTCTGCTCAGAACTGTTCACAGCGTGATGTATACGTCTCCGGCCATATTGCTAAAGGAAATTATATTGGTGGATGATGCCAGTGTAGATG AATACTTGCATGATAAACTAGATGAATATGTGAAACAATTTCAAATTGTTAAAGTAGTCCgtcaaaaggaaagaaaaggtctAATCACTGCACGGTTGTTGGGAGCTTCGGTAGCAACAGGAGAGACCCTTACCTTTCTGGATGCTCACT GTGAATGCTTTTATGGCTGGTTGGAGCCACTATTGGCAAGAATAGCTGAAAACTCTGTTGCTGTTGTAAGCCCCGATATTGCTTCTATAGATCTCAACACTTTTGAATTCAGTAAACCATCTCCTTATGGGCATAACCACAACAGAGGGAATTTTGACTGGAGTTTGTCATTTGGATGGGAGTCTCTTcctaaacatgaaaataaaagaagaaaagatgaaactTACCCAATTAG AACACCTACTTTTGCTGGAGGTCTATTTTCAATATCAAAAGACTACTTTGAACACATTGGAAGCTACgatgaagaaatggaaatatggGGAGGTGAAAATATAGAAATGTCTTTCAGA GTATGGCAATGTGGTGGACAGTTGGAGATCATGCCTTGCTCTGTTGTTGGCCATGTCTTTCGCAGCAAGAGTCCCCATACTTTTCCAAAAGGTACTCAAGTGATTACACGTAATCAAGTCCGCCTTGCAGAAGTCTGGATGGATGAATATAAAGAAATTTTTTACCGAAGAAACACAGAGGCAGCAAAAATTGTGAAACAA AAAACATTTGGAGACGTCTCAAAAAGACTTGTCTTAAGGCAGCGTCTGCAGTGTAAAAATTTTACCTGGTATCTCAATAATGTTTATCCGGAAGCATATGTTCCAGACCTGAATCCTCTGTTTTCTGGATAT CTAAAAAACATAGGTAACCACATGTGTCTGGACGTTGGTGAAAATAACCATGGCGGCAAACCATTGATTATGTATTCTTGCCATGGACTTGGAGGAAATCAG GGCTCACACTGTCAAGGAAGATGTTAA